In Pseudomonas alcaliphila JAB1, a single window of DNA contains:
- a CDS encoding OmpA family protein has protein sequence MFRIPLIALCSSALLLGGCASQNPYDQSAPSSNRTATYGGIGALAGAAAGALINHDNRGKGALIGAAVAGAAAAGYGYYADKQEEELRRSMQGTGVEVQRQGDVIQLIMPGNITFATDSAQIASSFYQPLNNLANSFRQYNQNSIEVVGHTDSTGSHSHNMGLSQRRAQSVADYLLAQGVDPSRLSTRGMGPDQPVASNATAEGRAQNRRVEVTLRPLPGVQ, from the coding sequence ATGTTCCGCATTCCCCTGATTGCCCTGTGCTCTTCCGCGCTGCTGCTCGGCGGCTGCGCCTCGCAGAACCCCTATGATCAGAGCGCACCGAGTTCCAACCGCACCGCCACCTACGGTGGTATCGGTGCGTTGGCCGGCGCGGCTGCCGGCGCCTTGATCAACCACGACAACCGCGGCAAGGGCGCCTTGATTGGTGCGGCGGTGGCCGGTGCCGCAGCGGCAGGTTATGGCTACTACGCCGACAAGCAGGAAGAAGAACTGCGTCGCAGCATGCAGGGCACCGGCGTCGAGGTGCAGCGCCAGGGCGATGTGATTCAGTTGATCATGCCGGGCAACATCACCTTCGCCACCGACTCGGCGCAGATCGCCAGCAGCTTCTATCAGCCGCTGAACAACCTGGCCAATTCCTTCCGCCAGTACAACCAGAACAGCATCGAGGTGGTCGGGCATACCGACAGCACCGGCTCGCACAGTCACAACATGGGGCTGTCGCAGCGCCGTGCGCAGAGCGTGGCCGACTATCTGCTGGCGCAGGGTGTCGACCCTAGCCGCTTGAGTACCCGTGGTATGGGGCCGGATCAGCCGGTGGCCAGCAACGCCACCGCCGAAGGACGTGCGCAGAATCGCCGGGTAGAAGTAACGCTGCGACCGCTGCCCGGTGTGCAGTAA
- a CDS encoding LA2681 family HEPN domain-containing protein produces the protein MWSTLDRFYELAAYLNTLMDSDPAEAVRQAREIDLDTPERFNLMGLRAAILVDGGALTRQRDAIEEGLELFRELYGLFPTAGITYNLANGLVAAAGNPPRDPSWLDHQERTREYRAEARRCFWKVAQDLDADSSLRTQAWTNLANQFTNSYRLGEAHDARLAALEVDPENGVAASSAARDLLWLFEQGGCSDLTRIEAVMLAKIAHRHQDRVVQYAGAQAAKQIAAFASELGDPPPRAPHTDPFIRWVERERLTLAPVVELVDPALGKLDWLMLPGILERESGAGGTPPPVFAMFNVLKSDFILARDLAWRALDESVWPATGRFADTLDYATYGPDASALILAHRTALDLLDKVAVTANHYFEFGQAPDKVYFGKLWRGSPDKATGMRPLAEKVERAIRGGASALYGLVELAEDYDSSAGILRSQKDLRNAGTHRFVVLHDFGDPAHSRPAPEIEHHRLEVFTQEVLRALRVARSAIQMLALAVSQHERGMAQREADFIGTLIVPDHDWVRGRDEEI, from the coding sequence GTGTGGTCAACGCTGGACAGATTTTACGAACTGGCTGCTTATCTCAACACCTTGATGGACAGCGATCCTGCTGAGGCGGTGAGGCAAGCCCGGGAGATTGATCTTGATACACCTGAGCGCTTCAACCTGATGGGCCTGCGTGCGGCAATCCTGGTTGATGGCGGCGCATTGACTCGGCAACGGGATGCGATTGAAGAAGGTCTTGAGTTGTTTCGCGAGCTTTACGGATTGTTCCCCACTGCGGGTATTACCTACAACTTGGCAAACGGGCTTGTCGCTGCGGCAGGTAATCCGCCCCGTGATCCAAGTTGGTTAGATCACCAGGAGCGTACTCGGGAGTATCGGGCCGAAGCGCGACGATGCTTTTGGAAAGTAGCTCAGGATTTGGATGCCGATTCATCGCTGCGAACCCAAGCATGGACAAACCTTGCTAATCAGTTCACCAACAGCTATCGGCTTGGTGAAGCCCATGATGCACGGCTTGCTGCGCTAGAGGTTGACCCGGAGAACGGAGTCGCGGCGAGCTCCGCAGCCCGTGATTTGCTATGGCTTTTTGAGCAAGGCGGCTGTTCAGACCTTACGCGTATCGAGGCGGTCATGTTGGCCAAGATTGCGCATCGGCATCAGGATCGAGTCGTCCAGTACGCTGGTGCACAGGCCGCGAAACAGATCGCAGCGTTCGCCAGCGAACTTGGCGATCCGCCACCGCGAGCGCCACACACAGATCCATTCATAAGGTGGGTCGAACGCGAGCGTCTGACTCTTGCACCAGTCGTCGAGCTCGTCGATCCCGCCCTGGGTAAGCTGGACTGGCTCATGCTCCCCGGGATTCTAGAGCGTGAGTCAGGCGCAGGTGGGACGCCTCCACCCGTGTTCGCCATGTTCAATGTACTGAAGAGCGACTTCATCCTCGCGCGTGACCTGGCATGGCGTGCTCTCGACGAAAGCGTGTGGCCAGCGACGGGGCGATTTGCGGACACCCTTGACTACGCCACCTACGGCCCCGATGCGTCTGCGCTTATCTTGGCGCACCGTACGGCTCTCGATTTGCTCGACAAGGTCGCTGTAACGGCGAACCACTACTTCGAATTCGGACAAGCGCCCGATAAGGTCTACTTTGGCAAGCTATGGCGAGGAAGCCCTGACAAGGCGACGGGCATGCGGCCACTTGCTGAAAAGGTTGAGAGAGCTATTCGTGGGGGTGCCAGTGCCCTCTATGGCCTTGTGGAGCTTGCTGAGGACTATGACAGCAGCGCAGGTATCCTGCGTTCTCAAAAGGATCTCCGTAACGCGGGCACGCACCGATTCGTGGTGCTGCATGACTTCGGCGATCCAGCGCACAGCAGACCGGCGCCTGAAATCGAACATCACCGTCTGGAGGTGTTCACTCAGGAGGTGTTGCGCGCTTTACGTGTTGCCAGGTCGGCCATCCAGATGCTGGCGCTTGCAGTCTCACAGCATGAGCGAGGTATGGCACAGCGGGAGGCCGACTTTATTGGAACGTTGATCGTCCCCGATCACGACTGGGTTCGGGGGCGCGACGAGGAAATCTGA
- a CDS encoding OmpA family protein produces MKTRRNLIAATALMALLAGCTTNPYTGESQAGKAGIYGGIGAATGAVIGAATSSKKDRGKGALIGAAVGGAAGGGYGYYVDTQEAKLRQTLQGTGVQVQRNGDDLKLIMPGNITFASNSADISSGFYPTLNSLVLVFKEFNKNGVNIVGHTDSTGSQELNQSLSQRRAQSVANYLTANGVPGQRISAYGAGPSQPIASNATDAGRAQNRRVEINLRPL; encoded by the coding sequence ATGAAGACCAGGCGTAATCTGATCGCAGCCACTGCGCTCATGGCCTTGCTGGCCGGCTGTACCACCAACCCCTATACCGGCGAGAGCCAGGCCGGCAAAGCCGGTATCTATGGTGGTATCGGCGCCGCGACCGGTGCGGTGATCGGTGCTGCGACTTCGAGCAAGAAAGACCGCGGCAAAGGCGCGCTGATCGGTGCGGCCGTCGGTGGTGCTGCCGGTGGTGGTTACGGCTATTACGTCGACACCCAGGAGGCCAAGCTGCGCCAGACCCTGCAGGGCACTGGCGTGCAGGTGCAACGCAATGGCGATGATCTGAAGCTGATCATGCCGGGCAACATCACCTTCGCCAGCAACTCGGCAGATATCTCCAGCGGTTTCTACCCGACCCTCAATTCGCTGGTGCTGGTGTTCAAGGAGTTCAACAAGAACGGCGTGAACATCGTCGGTCATACCGACAGCACCGGTTCACAGGAGCTGAACCAGAGCCTGTCGCAGCGTCGCGCGCAGAGTGTGGCCAACTACCTGACCGCCAACGGTGTACCGGGTCAGCGCATCTCCGCATACGGTGCAGGCCCCAGCCAGCCGATTGCCAGCAACGCTACCGATGCGGGTCGTGCGCAGAACCGTCGTGTCGAGATCAACCTGCGTCCGCTCTAA
- a CDS encoding replication protein RepA, with amino-acid sequence MLSDWTSLLLLTPLLSGNLVVRGNLRKLLSEVLMLSKRQWSLIEEAVALEFEDAQASGATAFLPHFLAQATLPHKDPKCTYFERGTSKLTLSIMAHPRYGMPYGMMPRLLLAWMCTEACRTNSPELNLGRNQNEFLKKLQLPSDGKYIKTLHVQTLSLLRSQLSVEVSDAGALAFENIQIAKNGFVFWNPRHPDDECLWNSSLTLGADFYTAVTKAPVPLKMEALQALRKSPMAMDIYTWLVYRMFTLNVAVRSGRYKEAKIPWASLKSQFGSGYEDTPQGVRSFKANFLKQLRGVLLYYPDARNYIDESPDCLVLKAGARPVVQQRAVSGN; translated from the coding sequence ATGTTGTCCGACTGGACGTCATTGCTCCTGTTGACCCCGTTGTTAAGCGGAAACCTGGTCGTCCGCGGAAATCTGAGAAAATTGCTCAGCGAGGTGCTTATGCTCAGTAAGCGCCAGTGGAGTCTTATCGAGGAAGCAGTTGCTCTAGAGTTTGAAGATGCTCAGGCCTCTGGAGCAACAGCTTTTCTACCTCATTTTTTGGCACAAGCTACTTTGCCGCACAAAGATCCCAAGTGTACGTATTTTGAGCGAGGGACTTCAAAACTTACGCTGTCGATAATGGCACATCCAAGATATGGAATGCCTTACGGGATGATGCCGCGATTATTACTTGCGTGGATGTGCACTGAAGCATGTCGTACGAACTCTCCAGAATTGAATTTGGGGCGGAATCAGAATGAGTTCCTTAAGAAACTTCAGCTGCCTAGTGATGGAAAATATATCAAAACCCTGCATGTGCAAACTTTGTCTCTTTTAAGGTCTCAGCTAAGTGTCGAGGTTTCAGATGCTGGAGCCTTGGCTTTTGAAAATATTCAAATAGCTAAGAATGGTTTTGTATTCTGGAACCCAAGGCATCCTGATGATGAATGCCTGTGGAATAGTAGCTTGACGCTTGGTGCCGATTTTTATACTGCCGTTACAAAGGCGCCTGTGCCATTGAAGATGGAGGCTCTACAGGCTCTACGTAAGTCGCCCATGGCGATGGATATATATACGTGGCTCGTTTACAGAATGTTTACGCTAAACGTCGCTGTGAGATCGGGGCGGTATAAGGAAGCAAAAATCCCGTGGGCTAGTTTAAAAAGTCAGTTTGGAAGCGGCTATGAAGATACGCCGCAGGGCGTTCGCAGTTTTAAAGCAAATTTTCTCAAGCAGTTGAGGGGAGTTTTGCTCTATTACCCCGATGCAAGAAATTACATAGACGAGAGCCCGGATTGTCTCGTGCTTAAAGCTGGGGCTCGCCCGGTGGTGCAGCAACGAGCCGTAAGTGGTAATTGA
- a CDS encoding MBL fold metallo-hydrolase has product MEAAKPALIRETFPVGPLQCNCTIIGDPITKKAIVVDPGGNPDLIMARLEAHGLKVVSIIHTHAHLDHFLASGQMKEKTGATLHLHKEDQFLWDNLEMQCSMFGVPYTPVPAPDRWLADDEELACGCGVALHTPGHTPGSMSFWFEDAKLLIAGDTLFRRGIGRTDLWGGDYATIERSIRQRLYSLDEDATVVTGHGPDTRLGDEMRENPFIRA; this is encoded by the coding sequence ATGGAAGCTGCAAAACCCGCGTTAATCCGCGAAACCTTCCCCGTCGGGCCTTTGCAGTGCAACTGCACCATCATCGGCGATCCGATTACCAAGAAGGCCATCGTGGTCGATCCGGGTGGTAATCCCGATCTGATCATGGCGCGTCTGGAGGCTCATGGCCTCAAGGTGGTGAGCATCATCCACACCCATGCGCACCTCGATCACTTCCTTGCCTCGGGGCAGATGAAGGAGAAGACCGGTGCCACGCTGCATCTGCACAAGGAGGATCAGTTCCTCTGGGACAATCTGGAGATGCAGTGCAGCATGTTCGGTGTGCCTTACACGCCCGTGCCGGCGCCGGATCGCTGGCTGGCCGATGACGAGGAGTTGGCCTGTGGCTGCGGCGTGGCCTTGCATACGCCAGGGCACACGCCGGGTTCGATGAGCTTCTGGTTCGAGGACGCCAAGCTGCTGATCGCCGGCGACACCCTGTTCCGTCGCGGTATCGGCCGTACCGACCTGTGGGGCGGCGACTACGCCACTATCGAACGCTCGATCAGGCAGCGCCTGTACAGCCTTGATGAGGATGCCACCGTGGTCACCGGGCATGGCCCGGATACCCGCCTGGGCGACGAAATGCGGGAGAACCCCTTTATTCGCGCCTGA
- a CDS encoding site-specific integrase yields the protein MRKPGTSDKGDLRRLARAIVDRPLKDSTIAEYSRVAARMGEMHWHEYSVSQKVGRRTAVVARYAWRRGMAHRLLGVLSEIDRELDRDKRRALRQTMVIYSQQLQAPQPIYHPASQSHGKRQSKRASLCGLPADWRVLLLARLKPIDWLPAAVLVLTGCRPAELRKGVHVRRVGESLEFTIQGAKVSDLTGAGQPERTLLINAKAILGEEINELLLKKVSLEGDEMVIQDTGQNRSFEKRLSRAANRAGLPGISAYSLRHQFSADLKDEVEPDQVSLALGHVSRKSRKRYGHAKQRRSGAGGLLVSVQADRELRGAASRYALGANTPAFKYDELDWGFE from the coding sequence ATGCGTAAACCTGGAACATCGGATAAAGGCGATCTGAGGAGATTGGCTCGGGCTATCGTGGATAGGCCCCTGAAAGATTCGACCATTGCTGAATACTCCAGAGTGGCCGCACGGATGGGAGAAATGCATTGGCATGAGTATTCGGTGAGCCAGAAGGTTGGTCGACGTACCGCAGTGGTAGCGCGTTATGCATGGCGAAGAGGTATGGCGCACCGCTTACTGGGTGTGTTGAGCGAAATCGACCGTGAGCTTGATCGCGATAAACGACGTGCATTGCGTCAGACGATGGTTATCTATTCTCAGCAGCTCCAAGCACCACAACCTATTTATCATCCGGCGAGCCAGAGTCATGGGAAAAGGCAGTCAAAACGAGCGAGCTTGTGTGGATTGCCTGCTGATTGGCGAGTCTTGCTTTTGGCCAGACTTAAGCCGATAGATTGGCTGCCCGCAGCTGTTTTGGTTCTGACTGGATGCCGGCCCGCTGAACTTAGAAAGGGCGTCCATGTGCGTAGGGTTGGGGAATCACTTGAGTTTACCATCCAGGGTGCCAAGGTTTCTGATTTAACGGGTGCAGGACAGCCTGAGCGGACGTTGCTTATCAATGCGAAGGCAATTCTGGGAGAAGAAATTAACGAGTTACTCCTGAAGAAAGTTTCTTTGGAAGGTGACGAAATGGTTATTCAGGACACTGGCCAAAACCGGTCTTTTGAAAAGCGGTTGAGTCGGGCGGCGAACCGAGCAGGATTGCCCGGAATCAGTGCTTACAGTCTCCGACATCAGTTCAGTGCGGATCTGAAAGATGAGGTAGAACCAGATCAGGTCAGCCTTGCACTTGGGCATGTGTCAAGGAAGAGTAGAAAACGCTATGGGCATGCGAAGCAGCGTCGGTCGGGAGCTGGAGGATTGCTGGTTTCTGTTCAGGCTGATCGAGAGCTTCGGGGGGCGGCGAGTCGCTATGCACTCGGAGCTAACACTCCAGCATTCAAATACGATGAGCTCGATTGGGGCTTTGAGTAG
- a CDS encoding 3'-5' exoribonuclease: MRRAYLDTEFTSLNRYTCKLISLALVVPAGPEFYVELTDAWEEGDCSDFVREIVLPQLDLVAYGRTTEQARIELLDFLQELGPVEIISDAPDWDWPLLVWLAGPGGLPEGVEAGRISGDNEVAAEWEGPPHHALQDARMLAQLVERSNLA, encoded by the coding sequence ATGCGCCGCGCCTATCTCGACACCGAATTCACCAGCCTGAACCGCTATACCTGCAAGCTAATCAGCCTTGCTCTGGTCGTACCTGCTGGCCCGGAGTTCTATGTCGAGCTGACCGATGCTTGGGAGGAGGGCGACTGCTCAGACTTCGTCCGGGAGATTGTGTTGCCACAGCTGGACCTGGTGGCCTATGGACGCACGACAGAGCAGGCACGAATAGAGTTGCTGGATTTTCTCCAGGAGCTCGGTCCGGTGGAGATCATCAGTGATGCGCCTGATTGGGATTGGCCGTTGCTGGTGTGGCTGGCAGGCCCGGGCGGGTTACCAGAAGGAGTAGAGGCGGGGAGGATCAGCGGCGACAACGAGGTCGCCGCCGAGTGGGAGGGGCCGCCCCACCATGCTCTCCAGGATGCCCGGATGCTGGCTCAATTGGTGGAGCGATCCAATCTCGCATGA
- a CDS encoding tetratricopeptide repeat protein, translating into MSYLLDAKMLEYCLESITSRNEMHDFEIFCRKLCERMICPNLKPSTGPEGGGDSKADAETYPVTEEIAEHTYIGDIAASQERWAFAFSSKKKWAEKIRNDIAGIIATQRGYKKIICVTAQFAPAKKRAQLEDELSKLYGVVVTILDRTWIVDKVIDHGHSDLAYHYLHVGEEVADSRRLGPSDYSRNQQLEDLEQALARPDEFEGMEMQRATEALVAAKLSRNLERPRTETDGRFERAIRLAARYGSHRQKLEAHYEKLWTAFWWFDDIALTNEGYEAFEQLVLDTDHAKNLELLCNLAQLLFNSVIHQHLTAEEAQLDERVRRLRERLTLMAAELERPNHALEARTSILVLDVNRAALADDQQLLAELWPQFSDLLRQARGLGEFSAERLTNLIEVFGNVAGNDPGYAALVDEMALFVTERTGEGQGALVLLKRARQLDFKDNFEMIRLLGKAVRQLTKKEYSEAMIEASQLLALAYRSAGLLWAARASCIFSLASMFIAAEEDHDLPASIVPTLMILVWITVELRHLPDLLEAVRLVQGCANGLPLDDESQGRVQKRLGELDLILTCQLVNLDENSLRRITQLPEVLERLGLIHSRNALLYVLGHETKLREEGTIPEQETPEQVAELFSQIASQPAGSNSDYPMIFNEGGSQYLVSRVQGMLVSIQHPCTETSIPLAEAILGIIEALFATALQLRVAAHTECFKVNVQEVGQNAEPAFCVNDEDMTASVAWPTGLAVSSYARTQEIQQTLIHLAVTIFAATCHVPDLETTLDQLFKSEAVLDRIAMIVAVGNSRQRLFSQSFSTITAWSDMANSEFALEPTRPVIKRAPLRGHSDEVVGEGEGILMSPGSVSDHRQLGVRSVIDVHLWNQAGWRGVVVADLAPNAPPALALMFTDAGAARKIFARWRERLGSVDRNDEIYVAVVQGISREYPAHYRLLITSTPPEAEEPLDRKAHMVVSRMQTMEASSDANLLRFLAAYQRAGAYLLLPAVLNSGQPELLFETAILKRKLVVRSAADVGKNDLEVMALGSQLYHERFGDSGAGDDWVG; encoded by the coding sequence GTGTCCTATCTGCTGGACGCCAAGATGCTTGAGTACTGCTTGGAAAGCATCACCTCACGCAATGAGATGCATGACTTCGAGATTTTCTGTCGAAAATTGTGTGAGCGGATGATCTGCCCCAATCTCAAACCATCCACGGGGCCTGAAGGGGGAGGTGATAGTAAAGCGGATGCAGAGACTTATCCTGTTACCGAGGAAATTGCCGAACATACCTACATTGGCGATATTGCGGCTAGCCAGGAGCGCTGGGCTTTCGCGTTCAGCTCGAAAAAGAAGTGGGCGGAAAAGATACGTAATGATATCGCTGGAATCATTGCAACTCAGCGCGGATACAAGAAAATTATCTGCGTTACAGCCCAATTTGCGCCTGCCAAGAAGCGTGCACAATTGGAGGATGAACTCTCAAAGCTGTACGGAGTAGTCGTCACGATCCTAGATCGTACCTGGATCGTTGATAAGGTTATTGATCATGGCCATAGCGACTTGGCTTACCATTATCTGCATGTCGGGGAGGAGGTAGCCGATAGTCGCCGCCTGGGGCCGTCCGACTACTCGCGTAACCAACAATTAGAAGACCTTGAGCAGGCGCTCGCACGTCCCGATGAGTTCGAGGGAATGGAGATGCAACGAGCGACAGAAGCGCTCGTAGCTGCCAAATTGTCACGTAACCTGGAGCGGCCTCGGACCGAAACAGATGGTCGGTTCGAAAGAGCCATCCGGTTGGCTGCACGCTACGGCAGTCACCGTCAGAAGCTTGAGGCTCACTACGAAAAGCTTTGGACTGCCTTTTGGTGGTTCGATGACATAGCTTTGACAAATGAGGGGTACGAGGCATTCGAGCAGTTGGTTCTGGATACCGACCATGCCAAGAACCTTGAGCTGCTTTGCAATTTGGCTCAGTTGCTTTTCAACTCAGTAATTCATCAACACCTGACAGCTGAGGAGGCTCAGCTCGATGAGCGTGTTCGTCGTCTACGCGAAAGATTGACCTTGATGGCGGCGGAGCTAGAGCGACCGAATCACGCTTTGGAAGCAAGGACATCAATACTTGTCCTCGACGTCAATCGAGCCGCATTGGCTGATGACCAGCAACTATTAGCTGAGCTCTGGCCGCAGTTCTCAGATTTACTCCGACAAGCGCGAGGTCTAGGCGAGTTTTCCGCGGAGCGGTTAACGAACTTGATCGAGGTTTTCGGCAATGTCGCAGGCAATGACCCAGGCTATGCTGCGCTGGTAGATGAAATGGCCTTGTTCGTGACAGAGCGTACGGGCGAGGGGCAGGGGGCTCTGGTGCTTTTGAAGCGGGCAAGGCAGCTCGATTTTAAGGATAATTTCGAGATGATAAGGCTGCTAGGTAAGGCAGTCCGACAATTGACAAAGAAAGAGTACTCCGAGGCCATGATTGAAGCATCACAGCTTCTCGCCTTGGCATATCGCAGTGCGGGGCTTCTATGGGCAGCACGCGCCAGTTGCATCTTTTCGCTTGCATCGATGTTTATTGCTGCTGAAGAAGACCATGATCTTCCCGCGTCGATTGTTCCGACATTAATGATCCTCGTCTGGATAACTGTCGAACTACGCCATCTACCCGATCTACTGGAGGCCGTCCGACTGGTGCAAGGTTGCGCAAATGGGCTACCGCTCGATGATGAGTCTCAGGGTCGAGTCCAGAAACGCTTGGGGGAGTTGGATCTGATTCTAACCTGCCAACTCGTAAACTTAGATGAGAATAGTCTTCGGCGAATTACTCAACTACCAGAAGTGCTGGAGCGGTTGGGTTTGATACATAGTCGAAATGCTCTGCTCTATGTTCTTGGCCACGAGACGAAGCTGCGAGAGGAAGGAACCATTCCTGAACAGGAGACACCCGAGCAGGTTGCTGAGCTTTTCTCCCAGATTGCCAGTCAGCCGGCTGGAAGCAACTCGGATTACCCGATGATTTTCAATGAGGGGGGATCGCAGTATCTCGTCTCACGGGTGCAGGGCATGCTGGTTTCGATTCAACATCCATGCACTGAGACATCGATTCCTCTGGCAGAGGCCATCTTAGGCATTATTGAGGCTCTTTTTGCCACCGCTCTCCAGCTCAGAGTTGCAGCTCACACCGAGTGTTTCAAAGTTAACGTTCAGGAGGTTGGCCAGAATGCGGAGCCCGCATTCTGTGTAAATGATGAGGACATGACTGCTTCGGTGGCATGGCCTACCGGGCTGGCGGTGAGCTCGTACGCGAGAACGCAAGAAATTCAGCAGACGTTGATCCATCTGGCGGTCACCATCTTTGCCGCGACTTGCCATGTTCCTGATTTAGAGACCACCCTTGATCAGTTGTTCAAGAGCGAAGCAGTGCTGGATCGGATTGCCATGATCGTTGCGGTCGGCAACAGCCGGCAGCGTCTATTCAGCCAGTCCTTTTCCACTATCACTGCGTGGTCTGATATGGCCAATTCAGAGTTTGCTCTTGAGCCCACAAGGCCTGTAATCAAGCGTGCTCCCCTAAGGGGGCATAGTGATGAAGTCGTCGGGGAAGGTGAGGGCATCCTGATGTCGCCCGGCTCGGTGAGTGATCATCGTCAACTAGGTGTGCGGTCGGTCATTGATGTCCATCTTTGGAATCAGGCTGGCTGGCGAGGTGTTGTCGTTGCTGACTTGGCTCCTAATGCCCCGCCAGCTTTGGCGCTGATGTTCACAGACGCGGGAGCTGCCAGAAAAATCTTTGCACGCTGGCGTGAGCGCCTGGGTAGTGTCGATCGTAATGATGAAATCTATGTAGCGGTAGTGCAGGGCATCTCTCGGGAATATCCAGCTCATTACCGGCTCCTCATTACGTCGACCCCTCCTGAGGCGGAGGAACCGTTGGATCGGAAGGCACATATGGTGGTTTCGCGTATGCAGACTATGGAAGCTTCCAGCGACGCCAATTTGCTGCGATTCTTGGCCGCTTACCAGCGGGCGGGCGCCTATCTTCTTCTTCCAGCCGTGCTCAATTCTGGGCAGCCAGAGCTTCTTTTTGAGACGGCGATCCTGAAGAGAAAGCTAGTAGTCAGATCCGCTGCGGATGTCGGGAAGAATGATTTGGAGGTAATGGCGCTCGGTTCGCAGTTATACCACGAGCGGTTTGGAGATTCTGGGGCGGGTGATGATTGGGTGGGCTAA
- a CDS encoding helix-turn-helix transcriptional regulator: protein MELKQAIGQAFKELRVSRGLPQEAAGASQSYISDVERGLKSPTIEKFNELATNIGVHPLIILAKGYILAGAPETTEELLALLKKELLNLKDN from the coding sequence ATGGAACTGAAACAAGCCATAGGCCAAGCATTCAAGGAGTTGAGGGTCAGCAGAGGTCTGCCTCAAGAGGCTGCAGGGGCCAGCCAGAGCTACATCAGTGATGTGGAGCGTGGGCTCAAAAGCCCCACGATCGAGAAATTCAACGAGCTAGCCACCAACATCGGCGTCCACCCCCTCATCATTCTCGCCAAGGGCTACATATTGGCTGGCGCCCCTGAAACCACCGAAGAGCTCCTAGCCTTGTTAAAAAAAGAACTCTTAAACCTAAAAGATAATTAG
- a CDS encoding site-specific integrase produces MATLRKRGPSQWQVQVRRKGWPLQTKTFNTQAEAKTWATMIEREMDAGVFVSRNEAESTSFANALEMYAEQVTSKKRSSDSELSRIKVLLRHPLALRSIASIRGADMAGYRDERLAEGLAPATVRRELALISHVFTIARKEWRMESLSNPVELIRQPSVDDARDRRILSANVWTLQSSELVCEHLDELEMISRHSRSTELPQIVRFAVETGMRRGEISGLLRANVDLKKRTALLPITKNGSSRGVPLSSRAAAIIENQPKLEDGRVFKSQPDTITKAFLDALDDARSAYEGGMELYLKSEGLEQDKIAEHIARDPFLVDLRFHDLRHEATSRLAEIFPLHELTKITGHQDTRMLMRYYHPRAEDLAKKLG; encoded by the coding sequence ATGGCGACCCTTCGCAAACGCGGCCCATCCCAGTGGCAAGTGCAGGTCAGACGTAAAGGATGGCCCCTGCAGACCAAGACGTTCAACACCCAGGCCGAAGCGAAAACATGGGCAACCATGATCGAGCGCGAAATGGACGCCGGGGTGTTCGTCAGCCGCAACGAAGCCGAATCGACCTCATTCGCCAACGCCCTAGAGATGTACGCTGAACAAGTGACCTCAAAGAAGCGAAGCAGCGACTCTGAGCTGTCTCGCATTAAGGTCTTGCTACGTCACCCGCTAGCCCTCAGGTCAATCGCAAGCATCCGAGGAGCAGACATGGCTGGTTATCGAGACGAGCGCCTAGCTGAAGGCCTCGCACCAGCCACGGTTCGCCGTGAGCTAGCACTGATCTCTCATGTCTTCACGATCGCCCGCAAAGAGTGGCGCATGGAATCACTGAGCAACCCCGTCGAGTTGATCCGTCAGCCAAGCGTCGATGACGCAAGAGACAGGCGAATCCTGAGCGCGAATGTATGGACGCTCCAGAGCAGCGAACTCGTTTGTGAACACCTCGACGAGCTGGAGATGATCTCCCGTCACTCACGCTCGACCGAGCTGCCGCAGATCGTCCGATTTGCAGTTGAAACAGGTATGCGCCGCGGCGAGATCTCTGGCCTGCTTCGCGCTAACGTAGACCTAAAAAAGCGGACCGCCCTCCTGCCCATCACAAAGAATGGCTCATCACGCGGAGTGCCACTATCCAGCCGAGCGGCAGCGATCATTGAAAACCAACCGAAGCTGGAGGACGGCCGAGTATTCAAAAGTCAGCCGGACACCATCACCAAGGCGTTTCTGGATGCTCTGGATGATGCTCGTAGCGCTTACGAGGGGGGGATGGAGCTGTACCTCAAATCCGAAGGACTAGAGCAAGACAAGATTGCGGAGCACATTGCCAGGGATCCATTTCTAGTCGACCTGAGATTCCACGACCTACGCCACGAGGCCACATCACGCCTGGCTGAGATTTTCCCCCTGCATGAGTTGACAAAGATCACCGGGCACCAAGATACCAGGATGCTCATGCGGTACTACCACCCAAGGGCTGAAGACCTAGCTAAGAAGCTAGGCTGA